A region from the Candidatus Electrothrix scaldis genome encodes:
- a CDS encoding YdcF family protein, translated as MKARLLIFLLGMLFGMVLFFASGILLMRYAPFFLLVDEPVTQADIAVVLGGGGGSRFRKGLSLYESGFVKHLVLVDNKKNAWADMLHRFCPDCTATGKNTVLEGSQNTFTDAELAESYCRTQSIHSMLVVTDPYHTRRASLIFHKQFAKSPVTIAVVSSGEFGSRLQPNERWWQDDETLKTVWTEMNKLMIILLRDYGILAD; from the coding sequence TTGAAAGCTCGACTGCTCATTTTTCTCCTTGGTATGCTGTTCGGCATGGTGCTGTTTTTTGCCAGCGGGATACTTTTGATGCGCTATGCTCCTTTTTTCCTTCTTGTGGATGAGCCAGTTACGCAGGCAGATATTGCTGTTGTGCTGGGAGGAGGCGGAGGAAGTCGTTTCCGCAAGGGCTTATCCCTGTACGAGTCCGGGTTTGTCAAGCATCTGGTCCTGGTGGATAATAAAAAGAATGCCTGGGCTGATATGCTGCACCGGTTCTGCCCGGATTGTACCGCAACAGGAAAGAACACTGTTCTGGAAGGTTCTCAAAACACCTTTACTGATGCGGAATTGGCAGAAAGCTATTGCCGGACCCAGAGCATACACAGTATGCTGGTCGTGACCGACCCCTACCACACCCGCAGGGCCTCCCTGATTTTTCACAAACAATTTGCAAAAAGTCCGGTCACCATAGCTGTGGTCAGTTCAGGTGAATTCGGCAGCCGTTTGCAACCGAACGAGCGATGGTGGCAGGATGACGAAACCTTGAAAACTGTCTGGACAGAAATGAATAAGCTAATGATTATTTTATTGAGAGATTATGGGATACTTGCTGACTAA
- a CDS encoding nucleotidyltransferase family protein, protein MTVRGLHPESATLIRQIFHDQEVLWPENNTFSEDIFFQDIVSQGMAPLLYQRLAAKRKTSWPQSLFLRLQQTALRQAAVEVVLESDLGQLLACLADIGVAPLLLKGTPLSYTLYPEPGLRPRCDTDLFIPETDREKTSALLKKMGYAPLHEAQVDSINSQMSYARKTAQGITCRYDLHWQVSNCNSRFSRDFIEGKLFECAEAVSALGENARTLNKVDALIFACFHRAGHFSHSGDRLIWLYDIHLLCQALTAKEGTRFHQRAKELQIISLCIDAIKTTQSWFGTVCSQELRNVLQEQAEHETAAFLLGKDRKEGIKKHALLELQGLTWTQGCSYIVQNLFPPPDFMLWRYQKEKKITLPWLYARRFAEAVGIVLRR, encoded by the coding sequence TTTTTTTTCAGGATATTGTCTCCCAGGGAATGGCTCCGCTCTTGTATCAGAGACTGGCAGCAAAAAGAAAAACTTCCTGGCCGCAATCTCTTTTTCTTCGCTTACAACAAACAGCGTTACGGCAGGCTGCTGTTGAAGTGGTGCTGGAAAGCGACCTTGGTCAGCTTCTTGCTTGCCTGGCAGATATAGGGGTGGCACCGCTCCTGTTGAAAGGAACACCGTTATCCTATACCCTGTACCCGGAACCGGGCCTGCGACCGCGCTGTGATACAGACCTGTTTATCCCTGAAACAGACCGGGAAAAGACATCGGCCTTGCTGAAAAAAATGGGCTATGCTCCCTTACATGAGGCGCAGGTAGACTCTATTAACTCCCAGATGAGTTATGCAAGGAAAACCGCGCAAGGGATAACCTGTCGCTATGACCTGCACTGGCAGGTGAGCAATTGCAACAGCCGCTTCAGCCGTGACTTTATTGAGGGGAAACTCTTTGAATGCGCTGAGGCAGTATCGGCCTTGGGAGAAAATGCCCGCACTCTGAACAAGGTGGATGCGTTGATCTTTGCCTGTTTTCACCGGGCAGGCCATTTTTCCCATAGCGGAGACCGCCTGATCTGGCTGTACGATATTCACCTGCTTTGTCAGGCGTTGACAGCAAAGGAGGGCACGAGATTTCATCAGCGAGCCAAAGAACTTCAGATTATCTCGCTCTGTATTGATGCGATAAAAACAACCCAGTCCTGGTTTGGTACGGTTTGTTCTCAGGAGTTACGAAACGTTTTGCAGGAGCAGGCAGAGCATGAAACTGCTGCGTTTCTCCTGGGAAAAGACAGAAAGGAAGGTATTAAAAAACATGCCCTTCTTGAACTCCAGGGGCTCACCTGGACGCAAGGGTGTTCTTATATTGTGCAAAACCTTTTCCCTCCACCGGATTTCATGCTCTGGCGTTATCAGAAAGAAAAAAAAATCACCTTGCCTTGGCTGTATGCTCGGCGTTTTGCAGAAGCGGTGGGCATTGTACTCCGCAGATAG